Within the Desulfatiglans anilini DSM 4660 genome, the region GCCTTCCGATTTCCTGACGGTGATCTTCTTGACCATTACAGAATAGCCGGATAAAGACGTCGCAACATTGCGGTTCCGTATCTTCAGTTTAGCGAACAGGCCCCGCAGGAGTTCCACGACGGGGGAGGATTGCCGAATCACGCCTTCTTCGACGGCCCCGTCAGGCAAAACCGCCATGCCGATGCTCCTGAGAACCCGCCCTCGCCGCGTCTCCGCCAATTCCACAACCTTGATCGCGTGCGAGCCGATGTCCACGCCAACAAGCTGATTTCGCGCGCCTCCCAACATCATCGCCCCCCTTCGGAGACGGCCGATGACCGTCTCGTATGCACCCGGAAGCGGGAACTCGGGGGGCAGAAGTTCCCCATCCGATTTCCTGTATCTTCACCGGTCAGCAGGTCCGTCAGTGTCGAAAACACCCGGATTTCAACGGAGAAACCATGAATTTCCTGGTCCTGAGGGGGCAACCCGCCGCTGTTTCCAGAACCTACGGACAGGCGGTGAATGGAGGTTCACGATGCGTTGCGTGCCAGTTTCGGGGGGATAAACAGAGGCAAACAAGGAAAGCTGTTTCTTGAAAAATCGGCCGGGAGCATCCTCCCGGGTAAGACGCCGGCAGCCGCGCCGGCCAGGCACCGGCGATCTGAAACGGCCGGCTTTGCGCAGCCGCGTTCCAGCCGTTCGGCCCCTCGGAGGGGCCGATCAAGGGGGAAAATCTTCCAAAATTCCTTCTTTGTCAAGTAAAAAATACTTCTGAGGACTCATCACCCACACCGGCAAGAGTGCACACATCCGTTACGCCTTCGGGCAGCTGAAGGAGCCTCGATCCAACCGCTCAACAGCAAAAATCCCTTTACTTTCAAGACCCCGAAGGATTAGATTTTGCAATCACCCTACCGGAGGCAGCATTTGGATACCGATCAAAGAAAAAACACACGGAAAAAAAAGGGCCTCATCCGCGAATATGCCGAAGCCGCCGTCATTGCCATCCTGCTGGCGCTCTTCATTCGGACCTTTATCGTGCAAGCCTTCAAAATCCCCTCAGGATCCATGGAGCCGACCCTGCTTGTCGGTGACCATATTCTGGTCAACAAGTTCATCTATGGGATCAAGATCCCTTTCATCAACAAGACCATCATCCCCGTGGGCACCCCGGAGAGAAATGATGTGGTCGTTTTCATCTATCCACTCGACAAGAGTAAGGATTTCATCAAGAGGGTCATCGGTCTGCCCGGGGATACGATTGAAATCAAGGGACAGGAGATCTACATCGACGGCGAATTGTTCGAGGACCCCCACGGCTATTACGGCCGGGAAGGCGACGACGGGGTGCCGGACTTGGAAAGGGATCACGCCGGCCCCTTCAAGGTCCCGGACAACCACCTCTTCGTCATGGGGGACAACCGCGACCATAGTTACGACAGCCGGTTCTGGGGTTTTGTACCCGTCGACTCCCTGAGGGGCGAGGCGTTTATCATTTACTGGTCCTGGCCGAACTGGAAGCGGTTTCTCCACTTGATCGAGTGACGGTCAAGCCGGAGAAGGCAGTCGATGACCCGCGTGGCAGCCGTGAGGGTGGTTTTCTGCAACGAGGCGTGTTCAGATCAAGCCCTGACTATTTTATAGAAAGCATTTTCCAGGCGGAAGATTGGCACCACAGGGCATCGACCTAGAAGAGCGGAGCCGGCGGAAGAGGTGCGCTACGGCCGTATTCCCGAAGTGTCACGGCCCGGGCGACTGCCTTCCCGAGGGGGCCGTCGAGTCCCATCGAGTCCCCGCAATCATACGCCCGGATGCGGCGAAGGGCATCGATGTCGGAGCCGGGTACAGGCACCCCGCCCCGCACTTCGGCCCAGAAATCGACCAATACATAGTGATAAATGATCCTGCCGGCGTCATCGGGGAAGACCTTGTCAAACACACCGACCAGCCCGCCGATCTCGACCGTGATGGACAGCTCCTCCAATATCTCCCGCTTCAGAGCTCCAACAAGGGTTTCGCCCAGTTCCACCGCCCCGCCCGGCAAGCTCCACTCGCCTTTTCCCGGCGGTTTGCCACGCCGGACCAGAATGACCTCGTCGCGGTCAAAGAGCACGGCTGCAACCCCTACGATCGGGCGGGAAGGATAGGCCCGTTCGTCTCCCTTTTCCATCATGAGCGTCTCTCTGTCTCTTCCGGATTTTCGATCTCGATTCGGCCTGCAGCCGCAGGGGAAAAATAGCTCTTCAAATTCACGACTGAAGCTGCTATAGGTCCTTTCTGGGACCCTGGGGGCCTTGCAGGATCATGCTCCATCCATCAACCGGAGTCAACAACCCATGCTGGTTCATCTCGGCATTTCCAATTTCGCCCTCATCGAACATGTGGAGATCACCCCCGGACAAGACCTGAGCATCTTCTCCGGGGAGACAGGCGCCGGGAAGTCGATCATCATCAACGCCATCAATCTCATCCTGGGGGCGCGCGCCTCCACGGATTTGATCCGCACGGGAGCCGATGAGGCGACCGTGGAGGCCCTTTTCAGCCTGCCGGAAAGCGCTGCAGTCCAAGCATCGCTGGAAGACATGGGCTTTCCTTTTGACGGTGAACTCCTCATCCGCCGATCCATCTTCAGGGAGGGGCGCAACAAGATCTTCGTCAACGGCCTCATGGCCACTCTCGGTATGCTGGCGAAGCTCGGCCCCGTGCTGGTGAGCATTTCAGGCCAACACGAACACCAGCAACTGCTCAGGCCCGACAACCATCTCTATCTGCTGGACGATTTTGCCGGGCTCACACCCGAGAGAGAACGGTACAACGCAAACCTCCAGTCCTGCCGCAGCCTGCGAAGGCAGGCGGATGAGGCCCGCTCAGCGGTCCTCGAGATGGAGAAGCGGGACGAACTGAACCGTTATCAACTCGAAGAGATCGAAGCGGCCTCGCTCGCGGAGGTTGAGGAAGAAGAGCTGATTCGAGAGCGGAGGCGCTTGCAGCATGCCGGAGAACTCCTGAAGATTTCGGCTGAGGCCTACCATCGTCTCTACGAACATTCGGAGTCCATTCTTGCCCAATTGGCCCATTGCCGCAAACAACTGGAACGTGGCGCCGATCTGGATCCCACATTGGCCCCGCTCCTCGACACCCTGCTGGAGGTCGACGCGAAGCTGGAAGACGCCGCTTTCGCCCTGCGGGATTTTCAGAACACCATCCCCCTCGATCCCGTAAGGCTTTCGCAGGTAACTGACCGACTGGAACAGATCCATCAGCTGAAACGCAAATACGGTTGTTCAATCAGGGATATCCTGCTTCTCAGGGACACGCTGGCGGAGGTTTCCGAAGATCTGGAGAGAAAGCGAAAGGAAGCCGCATTCCTCTCGGAGAAGGCCGACGCATGCATGGATGAGCTTTCTGTGGAGGCGGCCAGGCTGTCCGAACTGCGGCGGGAAAGCGCGCGGGAGATGGAGTCTCGGATGGAACAGGAACTCCGGATGCTTCACATGGAAGGCACTCGGTTCAAGGTGGCCTTTCAGGCCAAAACCCCAGGCGAGGCCATCCCTGGAAAGGGCGCCGCACTGAACCGTCATCTCCCTCTGGACGGGCCGGATCAGGTTGAATTTCTCCTCGCCCCCAATGCCGGGGAAGGGTTCAGGCCCCTGGCCAAAATCGCCTCGGGCGGAGAGCTCTCGCGCATCATGCTGGCCCTCAAGACCTTGCTCGCACAGAGCGCCTCTGTCGAAACAGTCATTTTTGACGAAGTGGATGCCGGCATCAGCGGAGCAACCGCCCAGATCGTGGGTGAAAAGATCAAGGCCCTCTCCCGGTATCACCAGATCATATGCATCACTCATCTGCCGCAGATCGCGAGCCAGGGGTCATCTCATTTTCTGGTCCGCAAGGATCTGATCGGGACCCGGACGCAGACCAGCATCCTGCCACTCGATCCGGAAAGCCGGGTAAAGGAGATCGCGAGGCTCCTGGCCGGCCGGGAGGTCACGCCCCACGCCCTGGCACAGGCCAGAGAGATGCTCCGATAAACTCTCCAGGAAAAGGGGCTTTTGCCGGTCTCTGCAACCGGCTCGTTCCTTCGAGCTGCAGGGAACCATTCCCTTTCGAATTGAACCCCCAACGCGGGCGTTTTCGATCAGGAACGATGCTGAACGATCATCCCCGCCTCCAGATTCATCTGGGACAACGTTCTGAAGGTGGCCTGACGGTCTGTGACCCCCGTCACTTCGATCTTTCCGATCCGCCTCCCCACCAGATCATAGCGCTTCCCACCGGCAGCAGTCACCGGCTCGCCTCTAGTGAACACATCGAATCTATCCCCTACCTTGATACCCGTATCGTGCCCGGCGGGGATTACGAGGCCCTCCCCCTCGATAGACACAAGGGTGGCACGCCAGGGAGCCTCCTTCAACGACTCGATCGTGTTGTCAACCTGCCTCTTGAGGAGATCGGGCAGATTCGCATCCCAGATCTCATTCACCAACTCTGACGCGATCGGGTCGTCTACACCCGCGGGTGCGGCCTCGTCTTCCGGAATGGAAAACTCCCGGCTCTCCGTATGGGTAGCGATAATAGCCCCTTGGGAAACATCGACCACATTCAAGATGACCGTCGTCGCATAGAACCGGCGTGTTTCCCGAAACGGCCAGATGCCCTCCCTCCTCACATCGACGTCTATCGGCGCGAGGCTCCAGGTCACGACCGCATGCATCCGTTCCCTCTCAGCCGCGTCGATAATCTCTCGAGGTGCTCCGGGACCGAAAGGGGGTTTGTTGGCCAACGCAGCCTCCAGCGGATTCTCATAGGAAAAAACCAGCACATCGTTCGATTTGCCCAATCTCACCGTGAAATCCTGCTTGACAGCCGCTATCCGCTGCGGACCCAGAGATGCCAGGTCAAGCGGCGTTGTCACCATGGCCCGTTTCTTGAGTTCCGACCCTCCCGGCATCACCTTCCCCGCCAGCTTGCGGCTGACGCCGCATCCCGCTGAAAGGACCAGCCCAATAACCAGGATCAAAGACAGGCACGCTCTCCGATGCATCATCACCATAAGGGATTCCTTCCTCTCTGCTTGCCGCCTCTTCTTTCAGTCCGCCCCGACGGGCCTTGTCATCTCCACACCCTAAAGGGCTTCATCCGTAGCGGACGGCAAAAGTGCCCAAGTCTCCCCGCCACGGCTCATCGTCCCTGACAACCTTCGAAACCCGGGCCGCCGGAGGACCCTGACGGCACCAGGCCGCCAGCCTTTCGACCTTGTCGGCCGCACCCTCCGCCAAGACCTCGACACGGCCGTCCGGCAGGTTTCGGACCCAACCGTTCACTCCGAGTTCCACAGCCTGCCTTCGTGTCGAGTCCCTGAACCACACCCCCTGAACACGACCTTCCACAATGAGATGTACGCGCAGGTTCTGCATCTCCACACGTCCTCCAACCCTTTCTCTCAGCCCGTCCCCGCTCAACGCGCACAAACCCGTCAAGCCGGACGGGCACTCCCCGGCTCGGGGCCGAGTGCATAGATCAACACCGGCCCCGTATCCCCGGATCCTTCCTCTTTCCATCCATCCGAAGCCACAACGTCCGGTTGAATGAGGACTCCCGTGATATCATAAGGCAGCTCAGAGCGCTTTTCACAGATCTCGGCGCACGCGCCCAGGACCTCTTCGATCGATCGGCACAGCCGCATGCATGGCCGATTGACGCGGAAACCCCACCCCTGCAGTTGCAGCAACCGGTCGTACAAGGATGACGGCAGGGAGGCGCCATCGTCAGGCACCCGGATCAAACTGAAAAAAACGTTGAAAGGAACCCGGGCGCTGTGCCTTGCCTCTCCGGCCAGAAACAGGTCTGCGCCGGCACTGCTCGCATCGGGATAAAGAGAATCTCCCCGCCGCTCCCTATCTGCATTGAGCACTCTCAAGGCCTTTCGTTCAAGATAGACTACCCCCCCCACCACCATCTTCTCGGGTGCTTTACCGTAAAGGCTTTCTCTTTCGACCTTCAACGGCACAGTGAGGATGGTCTTCAGGGACCCCAGCACGTTCCGGCGCCCCAAACGGCTGGACAATGCCGAGGCCTCGGTCAAAACGCCATCCCGGTAGACCGCCTCGAATGGAACCCCTTCAATCGCAGGTTGCACACAGTAGACACCAGGACCCGAACTCCCCTCGGCTGCGAGCCGCCGGTGAAATAGGAGCACGTCAGATTCCTCCCACACGACCGCTGCATCGAAAACGCCTTGGACTAATCCCTTTCCATTTCCTTCATTCACAATCCACCGCCTCGCCTGATAAATGCTCCAGGCCATCACCGGGCCTTGACCCTCGAGGTCTCCGACCCTGGTCTTTCGCCACACTGATCACAAAATCGAGGAGAGCCTCGGCGGCGGCCCGGGAGCGCTTTTTCAGCAGGGGATCCCTGAAGCCGGGCCTCCACCTGCACTCGAACAGTTCATCCGACACCACGAACAGTGCGCACATCCGGACGCCACGAAAGAGCGAAACCGCCATGAGCGCCGAGGCCTCCATCTCCACCGCGAGCGCGCCCTGCTCCTGCCAATACCTCACCTTTACGGGTGTTTCCCGGTATGGCGCATCCGTCGTCCACACCGCGCCTCTCCGATAGGGCAAACCCGCGCTCTCCAGCCCCTTTTGGAGACCCGCCGTCAAACCGGCATCCGGGACCAGGTCCAACCCATCCAGGGGATAATGACGGCTCGTCCCTTCCTCAGGATAGGCCCGTGTCGGTATCAGCAGGTCACCGATCCTTGCAGCCGCACTCAACGACCCGCACCAGCCGAAGGCCCAGATCCTTTGAGCACCCAATGCAATCAGCTTTTCCAGCCCCATGACGGCATGGGGTGCGCCCAGAAACGGCCCTGACAAGGCACAAGCGCCGAGAGGCCCTTCTTTTGGAAGGTAGAGGCGAAAAAGGTCGCTGTCAGCAAAGGCCACCGGCTCGGCAGAGATCCGGCGCGCCAGGTGCCGGAGTTCGAACGGCGGCATCACCATCAGCACATCCGCCGGGATTGAGGGTTCCCCCCGCCCACGATGAGGGCGTATGATGCCTTCCTGAAGGCTTTGCTCCAACTGGGTTCGCTCCTGTATGGGCTGACTGGAAACACACGAGAAAAATCCGGAGAGTTTTTTGATATTAAAATTTCGCTCGGGACCTGGCAACCACAAAATCCTTTTCTTCTGCCTCCGACCCCGCCGTATCATCTTCCGGGATGCCGCTCATTTCGGGGAGGATCCAGCGATCCAGCCAAATAAAAATATGAGTGAAAGAGAAGGGCAAAAATGCTAAGGTTTGAATGCGCCCGGCCTTTTGGAAAGTACGATCGCTTCGAATCATTTACCACCTTTTAAGTTGACAGGAATGAACTCTTGCCGATAGAATGACCGTTTATCAAAAGGCCCGCAGGAAGGGACGATGTTCGAAAATCTGACCGAGAAGCTGAACCACGTCTTCAAGAAGGTGACCGGCCGCGGACGTCTGACCGAAAGCAACATCCAGGATGCCCTCAAAGAAGTGCGCCTGGCCTTGCTGGAGGCGGATGTCCATTACAAGGTGGTCAAAAACCTGATCGAAGATATCCGCAGGCGTGCCTTGGGGCAGGAGGTGCTTGAAAGCCTGACACCCGGTCAGCAGTTGGTCAAGATCGTCAACGAAGAATTGATCCGCCTGATGGACGGCGGCCGGCAGGACCTGAACCTGAGCGGCAAAACACCGCATGTTCTCATGCTCGTGGGACTTCAGGGCTCCGGTAAGACCACCACGGCCGCGAAGCTGGCCGTGTACCTGAGGAAACAGGGGCGGCATCCCTATCTGGTCCCGGCCGACATTTACCGCCCTGCAGCGGTTGACCAGCTGAAAAAGCTCGCGGCGCAGATCAATGTCCCGGTCTATCCCACGGCAGAGGGTCAAGAGCCGGTGAGCATCTGCCGCGACGCCTTCGTCAAGTCGAGCGGCGCGGGCTC harbors:
- the lepB gene encoding signal peptidase I, yielding MDTDQRKNTRKKKGLIREYAEAAVIAILLALFIRTFIVQAFKIPSGSMEPTLLVGDHILVNKFIYGIKIPFINKTIIPVGTPERNDVVVFIYPLDKSKDFIKRVIGLPGDTIEIKGQEIYIDGELFEDPHGYYGREGDDGVPDLERDHAGPFKVPDNHLFVMGDNRDHSYDSRFWGFVPVDSLRGEAFIIYWSWPNWKRFLHLIE
- a CDS encoding NUDIX hydrolase, whose protein sequence is MMEKGDERAYPSRPIVGVAAVLFDRDEVILVRRGKPPGKGEWSLPGGAVELGETLVGALKREILEELSITVEIGGLVGVFDKVFPDDAGRIIYHYVLVDFWAEVRGGVPVPGSDIDALRRIRAYDCGDSMGLDGPLGKAVARAVTLREYGRSAPLPPAPLF
- the recN gene encoding DNA repair protein RecN, whose amino-acid sequence is MLVHLGISNFALIEHVEITPGQDLSIFSGETGAGKSIIINAINLILGARASTDLIRTGADEATVEALFSLPESAAVQASLEDMGFPFDGELLIRRSIFREGRNKIFVNGLMATLGMLAKLGPVLVSISGQHEHQQLLRPDNHLYLLDDFAGLTPERERYNANLQSCRSLRRQADEARSAVLEMEKRDELNRYQLEEIEAASLAEVEEEELIRERRRLQHAGELLKISAEAYHRLYEHSESILAQLAHCRKQLERGADLDPTLAPLLDTLLEVDAKLEDAAFALRDFQNTIPLDPVRLSQVTDRLEQIHQLKRKYGCSIRDILLLRDTLAEVSEDLERKRKEAAFLSEKADACMDELSVEAARLSELRRESAREMESRMEQELRMLHMEGTRFKVAFQAKTPGEAIPGKGAALNRHLPLDGPDQVEFLLAPNAGEGFRPLAKIASGGELSRIMLALKTLLAQSASVETVIFDEVDAGISGATAQIVGEKIKALSRYHQIICITHLPQIASQGSSHFLVRKDLIGTRTQTSILPLDPESRVKEIARLLAGREVTPHALAQAREMLR
- a CDS encoding acylphosphatase; translated protein: MTGLCALSGDGLRERVGGRVEMQNLRVHLIVEGRVQGVWFRDSTRRQAVELGVNGWVRNLPDGRVEVLAEGAADKVERLAAWCRQGPPAARVSKVVRDDEPWRGDLGTFAVRYG
- a CDS encoding nucleoside phosphorylase, with protein sequence MEQSLQEGIIRPHRGRGEPSIPADVLMVMPPFELRHLARRISAEPVAFADSDLFRLYLPKEGPLGACALSGPFLGAPHAVMGLEKLIALGAQRIWAFGWCGSLSAAARIGDLLIPTRAYPEEGTSRHYPLDGLDLVPDAGLTAGLQKGLESAGLPYRRGAVWTTDAPYRETPVKVRYWQEQGALAVEMEASALMAVSLFRGVRMCALFVVSDELFECRWRPGFRDPLLKKRSRAAAEALLDFVISVAKDQGRRPRGSRPGDGLEHLSGEAVDCE